The following are encoded in a window of Kogia breviceps isolate mKogBre1 chromosome 12, mKogBre1 haplotype 1, whole genome shotgun sequence genomic DNA:
- the GSG1 gene encoding germ cell-specific gene 1 protein isoform X1, which produces MSNSSQLTQNVCLTQKMELPEAFSDQWTCLPAFLNMLSLSLSTASLLSNYWSVGIQKVPKPLCGNGLPAKCSDVPVPLDGRGTSAPSQEVVQYSWETGPDRFTFHAFRSGTWLSYEEIVGDPGERCRSSLELMLPTERAEKGLLECATLQGPGHRTLRFGGKQLIEKAFVPHLPLGLGAEILRFSLGVRFAYIRLELISFLLLLVALLFTGSPGCGLKLGAFTAFFSGLSARPGFPSAAAWCQLSPPPTHTCSWCWSSSASTVRAAEEPRRAAYCVTAYVSFGSWRAQPTRGAFDQLPPQDHHQPVRSISGGVDFSSELHTRNCNTGPAGSLRKRRPGRL; this is translated from the exons ATGGAGCTCCCGGAGGCCTTTTCTGACCAATGGACATGCCTACCTGCCTTCCTCAACATGCTATCACTCAGTCTTTCCACAGCATCCCTGCTCAGCAACTACTGGTCTGTGGGCATACAGAAGGTGCCCAAGCCCCTGTGCGGGAATGGCCTGCCAGCCAAGTGCTCTGACGTGCCGGTGCCCTTGGATGGGCGCGGCACCAGCGCGCCATCCCAGGAGGTGGTGCAATACAGCTGGGAGACTGGGCCCGACCGCTTCACCTTCCATGCCTTCCGGAGCGGCACGTGGCTCTCCTATGAGGAAATCGTGGGAGACCCAG GAGAGAGGTGCCGAAGCTCCCTTGAACTCATGCTACCAACCGAGAGAGCTGAGAAAGGACTACTGGAATGTGCCACGTTGCAAGGCCCAGGTCACCGCACTCTCCGATTCGGAGGGAAGCAGTTGATAGAGAAGGCTTTCGTCCCCCACCTTCCCTTGGGGCTTGGGGCAG AGATCCTACGGTTCTCACTGGGAGTCCGATTCGCCTACATCAGACTTGAACTCATCAGCTTCCTCCTCCTACTGGTGGCCTTGCTATTCACGGGGAGCCCCGGCTGTGGCCTCAAGCTGGGCGCCTTCACCGCCTTCTTCTCTGGCTTGTCAG CACGGCCTGGGTTTCCTTCAGCTGCTGCATGGTGTCAGCTGTCACCACCTCCAACACATACATGCAGCTGGTGCTGGAGCTCGAGTGCAAGCACAGTGAGAGCTGCGGAGGAGCCCCGCCGAGCTGCCTACTGCGTCACCGCCTATGTTTCCTTCGGGAGCTGGCGTGCACAGCCCACCCGAGGGGCCTTTGACCAGCTACCCCCCCAGGACCACCATCAGCCCGTCCGCTCCATCTCCGGAGGAGTGGACTTCTCCTCAGAGCTACACACAAGGAATTGCAACACGGGACCAGCTGGGAGCCTCAGGAAGAGGCGGCCGGGTCGTCTGTAG
- the GSG1 gene encoding germ cell-specific gene 1 protein isoform X2: MELPEAFSDQWTCLPAFLNMLSLSLSTASLLSNYWSVGIQKVPKPLCGNGLPAKCSDVPVPLDGRGTSAPSQEVVQYSWETGPDRFTFHAFRSGTWLSYEEIVGDPGERCRSSLELMLPTERAEKGLLECATLQGPGHRTLRFGGKQLIEKAFVPHLPLGLGAEILRFSLGVRFAYIRLELISFLLLLVALLFTGSPGCGLKLGAFTAFFSGLSARPGFPSAAAWCQLSPPPTHTCSWCWSSSASTVRAAEEPRRAAYCVTAYVSFGSWRAQPTRGAFDQLPPQDHHQPVRSISGGVDFSSELHTRNCNTGPAGSLRKRRPGRL, encoded by the exons ATGGAGCTCCCGGAGGCCTTTTCTGACCAATGGACATGCCTACCTGCCTTCCTCAACATGCTATCACTCAGTCTTTCCACAGCATCCCTGCTCAGCAACTACTGGTCTGTGGGCATACAGAAGGTGCCCAAGCCCCTGTGCGGGAATGGCCTGCCAGCCAAGTGCTCTGACGTGCCGGTGCCCTTGGATGGGCGCGGCACCAGCGCGCCATCCCAGGAGGTGGTGCAATACAGCTGGGAGACTGGGCCCGACCGCTTCACCTTCCATGCCTTCCGGAGCGGCACGTGGCTCTCCTATGAGGAAATCGTGGGAGACCCAG GAGAGAGGTGCCGAAGCTCCCTTGAACTCATGCTACCAACCGAGAGAGCTGAGAAAGGACTACTGGAATGTGCCACGTTGCAAGGCCCAGGTCACCGCACTCTCCGATTCGGAGGGAAGCAGTTGATAGAGAAGGCTTTCGTCCCCCACCTTCCCTTGGGGCTTGGGGCAG AGATCCTACGGTTCTCACTGGGAGTCCGATTCGCCTACATCAGACTTGAACTCATCAGCTTCCTCCTCCTACTGGTGGCCTTGCTATTCACGGGGAGCCCCGGCTGTGGCCTCAAGCTGGGCGCCTTCACCGCCTTCTTCTCTGGCTTGTCAG CACGGCCTGGGTTTCCTTCAGCTGCTGCATGGTGTCAGCTGTCACCACCTCCAACACATACATGCAGCTGGTGCTGGAGCTCGAGTGCAAGCACAGTGAGAGCTGCGGAGGAGCCCCGCCGAGCTGCCTACTGCGTCACCGCCTATGTTTCCTTCGGGAGCTGGCGTGCACAGCCCACCCGAGGGGCCTTTGACCAGCTACCCCCCCAGGACCACCATCAGCCCGTCCGCTCCATCTCCGGAGGAGTGGACTTCTCCTCAGAGCTACACACAAGGAATTGCAACACGGGACCAGCTGGGAGCCTCAGGAAGAGGCGGCCGGGTCGTCTGTAG